A portion of the Esox lucius isolate fEsoLuc1 chromosome 20, fEsoLuc1.pri, whole genome shotgun sequence genome contains these proteins:
- the crfb1 gene encoding cytokine receptor family member b1, producing MKHFLRSIFFISLSSYVIGTLLAPVNVYVKSKNFSHVLHWSPGPGTPPGTTYKIYFRNDNGKFVLKHETILTSQSLTLNPKQKYAIRVQASHNGSVSALVNTSFSPYAETVVDSPTISLVGCGNCLGLNITLDESVKKVFQTLISFDVFWKRAGETKAKKIEERNYSFKLDNLKVGVEYCVNVHMKISINHNTRPSGWQCAYTSVLEPDRVPGSVAVAAVLFIVGGVGVIFFTSGLIYTGFLCKPKIPLLIAQDAMVPSHYYFTPERITTNRITILSATVEREKAHRPNTNHNRENPNLMANGEEEEEEEEEEEEEGGICGYMDHATGLSSDGSSNTTLSQCEPGAGKLVHSGGFSFKVAVEEEEEAPELFGGLAQGEAKGENSVVISSLDNDEQDKEEEEEETSGNINLFSVTLGAFKKNNEEEEEEDEEESDTAIIFDFSKQEQKPLLSIDPLQGSSQLGSKGSLRDFLKSTDLGLIPPKMDSTETHSGYTDRHADRTTETQSGYTDRHADRTTETQSGYTDRHADRTTETQSGYTDRHADRTTETQSGYTDRHADRTTETQSGYTDRHADRTTETQSGYTDRHADRTTETHSGYTDRHADRTTETQSGYTDRHADRTTETQSGYTDRHADRTTETHSGYTDRHADRTTETHSGYTDRHADSSTQTHSKFTDSST from the exons GAATGACAATGGGAAGTTTGTTCTCAAACATGAAACCATCTTGACAAGTCAATCACTGACACTGAATCCCAAACAAAAGTACGCCATCAGGGTTCAGGCCTCCCACAACGGCTCAGTGTCGGCCCTGGTTAATACTTCCTTCAGCCCCTACGCAGAAA CCGTTGTCGATTCTCCAACAATTTCTTTGGTTGGATGTGGTAACTGCCTGGGATTAAACATCACACTGGACGAGTCTGTTAAAAAGGTGTTTCAAACCCTGATATCTTTTGATGTCTTCTGGAAGAGAGCTGGAGAGACAAAG GCCAAAAAGATCGAGGAGAGAAATTACAGTTTCAAGTTGGATAACCTGAAGGTCGGCGTAGAGTACTGTGTGAATGTGCACATGAAGATTTCCATCAACCACAACACACGGCCATCTGGTTGGCAGTGTGCTTACACCAGTGTTCTGGAGCCCGATAGAG TCCCTGGCTCTGTAGCTGTGGCTGCTGTCCTTTTCATTGTGGGTGGGGTCGGTGTGATATTTTTCACGTCTGGCCTGATATACACAGGATTCCTGTGTAAGCCGAAGATTCCTCTGCTTATAGCACAG gATGCCATGGTGCCCAGTCACTACTACTTCACCCCAGAGAGGATCACCACTAACCGGATAACTATATTATCAGCGACAGTGGAAAGAGAGAAGGCACACAGACCAAACACTAACCACAACAGAGAGAACCCGAACCTCATGGCTaatggggaggaagaggaggaggaggaggaggaggaggaggaggagggaggaatcTGTGGCTACATGGACCACGCCACAGGCCTCTCTTCTGATGGCAGCTccaacaccacactgtcacAATGTGAACCAGGGGCCGGCAAGTTAGTGCATTCTGGGGGATTTAGTTTTAAGGTAGCCgttgaggaggaagaggaggctcCTGAGTTGTTTGGAGGTCTGGCTCAGGGAGAGGCCAAAGGTGAAAATTCAGTGGTAATTTCCAGCCTTGACAACGACGAGCAagacaaagaggaggaggaagaggagacatcTGGGAACATCAATCTGTTCTCTGTGACCCTGGGGGCATTTAAAAAGAAtaatgaggaggaggaggaagaagatgaggaagagagTGACACAGCTATTATATTTGACTTTTCTAAACAGGAGCAGAAGCCACTTCTTTCCATAGACCCATTACAGGGATCGTCCCAGCTAGGCAGCAAAGGATCACTGAGGGATTTCCTGAAAAGCACAGATCTAGGACTGATCCCGCCAAAGATGGacagcacagagacacattccGGATATACAGACCGACATGCTGACAGAACCACCGAAACACAATCTGGATATACAGACCGACATGCTGACAGAACCACAGAGACACAATCTGGATATACAGACCGACATGCTGACAGAACCACAGAGACACAATCTGGATATACAGACCGACATGCTGACAGAACCACAGAGACACAATCtggatatacagacagacatgctgacAGAACCACAGAGACACAATCTGGATATACAGACCGACATGCTGACAGAACCACAGAGACACAATCtggatatacagacagacatgctgacagaaccacagagacacactctggatatacagacagacatgctgacAGAACCACAGAGACACAATCTGGATATACAGACCGACATGCTGACAGAACCACAGAGACACAATCtggatatacagacagacatgctgacagaaccacagagacacactctggatatacagacagacatgctgacagaaccacagagacacactctggatatacagacagacatgctgacAGCAGTACACAGACGCACTCTAAATTTACTGACAGCAGCACATGA